The Lytechinus pictus isolate F3 Inbred chromosome 8, Lp3.0, whole genome shotgun sequence nucleotide sequence GAACTTGATTGGTACAGCCAGCTTTGCTGTGGACTTGTGGTTTGGTCTCAAGACCCTGTTTATGAGTCACAGGGTTGAGGATTCAAAAGTACTTAACATAAGGGGCATTATTGACATAAAAATATTGGTTTCCATGACTGCTCCTGCGGCAAtcgctccgatggaaaatctgcatgtgaaaccaaacttaaaacctaacctccaaaactaaataaatcctTATTTTTGGTCTACATTATTCTGAATCAAAAGctctattgcaaccctaactcTATAGATCTCTATGCCCTCTGGAACATTAAGACTGGAGGAAATGTTGAGGCATTTAAACCTTAAGAGTATGGCAGTATTGGGTCCATGATGAATTTATATTAGCTCTCGTGGTAttgtaaaattgttttattttctatgTTTCAGACTTGATATCTACTGTCTTACAGGCTCTGAAAACTAGAGTAATTGTTAAATAATGTAAGCAAGGATAATTgttatgtattatttatttatttctttccgCTCACCGCAGCACAAGACCTCCTTAGTCAGTGGATGGCTGAGAAATGCAACTTGGATGATCCTGTGATGATGTATGATGAGGATGAAAATGAGGGCGCACTTCAAGGGTCAACGGAGGTCAGATCTGCTCTGCGGAGTGAATGGGACGACATGCTAGAGAGGCATGATCCAATGCTAGTCAGCAAGACCAAATATACAACATCAGATGGTATGTAAAAACTGCATACCACAACAATAGTTAACTTCACAAACGTTTGTGcatgttgatatatttttataggGTTACTccatttttagctcatccgatCTGGAGGGCCTTTAGGCATGTTTAATAAAGACTTACAACTTATTGTAAATTTGCCGTTATTGTTCTTACTATGGAAACCTGATATCAATCttttgcattatttgttttattttattgcaGAACTGTATGCTGACATTGAGAGCAGGGATGACTACAGTACTGTGCAGAATATACTTGGTTCTCTTATGGAGAAAGAATTGATGGCaccaaaacaaaagaagaaacttCAGTTGGCCagtgaagaaaagaagaagactgaCCCAAGAACAACAATGGCTGCCAGGCAACAGAAGGTATTaatagtgattatgatgattacaatagggaaaataaataaggaaagaaggaaggaaggaaggagggagggagggaggaatGATGAGAAGGAGGAGtggataagaagaagaagaaaaagaattagaaaaagaaggaggaggaggaatcAACtgaacaaacttttatttttttaaatatgaattaattgatttgaaaattatcaaatcGACAAGATTCTACACACATTAGaataattgtttgtaatcatatTAATTGGCAAACTTCTAACAtttgaaaattgtcattctattttcatttacttagtatttcaaatattagaatattgaaaaataaacaaaattgtgcaattatcaagaaaaataataatgccaATTTTAAGAATTAAGACTGAATAAGGTTTCAGGTGGTTAATTCTCCTTGATGTGATAACACAGGTTAAAGAGAACCGACTGAAGAAGGAGCTGGAACGCAAGCAGCAGCTGGAAACCAGGCAGGCCAAGAAGACGGCACAGTTACAGGCTAGACAGATGGTACaacaagaagagaaagagaaggcaATGAAGATACAGAGAGAAGAACAGATGATAAGAGAAGAGATGATGAGGATTAGAAAGGAATTACAAGAGCAGAAGAGATTGGAGGAGGAGGCACGAACAAGGttagaaactgattttttttttctttctttttttttctttgtattcttcttcttcctcaattttttaaatgatctttttgataattatgtggagcgttgtggcccagtagattagtctccggactttgaaacagagggtcgtgggttcgaatcccagccatggcgtaatttccttcagcaagaaacttatccacactgtgctgcactcaacccaagtgaggtgaatgggtactggGTAgcaagaaattccttgaatgctttgagcgcctgGGCAGCCCAGctgaagccggggtaataatagcagggcctgctgggagaagagttttcagaactgaagtggcttccctgggtaaataaacctatattattattattatatttctgTTTTCATGCAAACTAACTTGTTCAATGGACTGCATTCTCATTTAATCTCCAAAGCAATAAGCGTTTTAAAAGACATTGTCTTAGTATCCGTTTGTATGAATCACTTGATATCCTGGCCAGCTTACTAAGTGTTTCATAAAATGGATAATCATTAGTAGTTAtattgttgtttgttttgtgtgaataACGGGCCTAGATCGCCTCGTATCTGTCTAATAAAATTGCCACTTAGCCTACACCCATCCTCATCccacattaataataataataataataataataaacagttcttgtatagcgcatatcacaattatgaataatgtctctatgcgcttccaaaggacttggatattattaccccagctgtagcttggctgccgtaattactaagattacagcgcacacgcatttcaaggaataaattatCTTATCCTAGTTCATATATTACCTGTTTGTCTTCTAAACATTTTGTATAATTGTcatttaccattttgtccaatatccAGTTGCtctaacaccacttggtctatGTCATTAGATGAACTGATAATGATATatactaatttttttatttctgataaAGCTCAAAATAGTAGCAAAGTAGacagtggaaattagaccattcCGACTTTAGACTGAATGGAAATTAGACTTAGTTAATATTTAGACCAAAGGTAGTGTACACTAAAAagctattggaccaaatgggtttagcccatgtggTCTGAGAAGTATACCAACTGCTTtcagaccaagtggatataaaCAAAATCTGTATGTATCAAGAGCTGAGGTAGTCATGATGTTGTGAGTGTCTGATTCATTGGGTGGCCTCTCTCTAatccagtatttttttttccactagGGATAAAGCAATCTTAGCGGAAGCTCGAAGAGAGGAAGACGAGAGACAAAGAAAGGAGGAGCTTGTAATGAGGAAGATAGAGAACGCTAGACAGCAGCAGATAGATGAAGATAGGAGAGCTAAGGAGGAGAGAATGATAAGAGATGCTCAAGAGGCTCGTAGGCTTACGGTAAGTGTGATCAAGAAATTTATTGGAGATCAGATGCTTCAAAGGTATTTCAACCCATTTTGCAACATTCTTGGATTAAACTTTAATCAAACCTGAATCGTAGTTTATCCCTCTGACAATATGGATATGTAAGAATGAAAAAATGTCCCGATTTTAAATCGATGGTCTAAAGAATTTGGATGCAAATATCAGGTtgacaaatactaaaatttataaaaaggcTGGCAAGAAGATTATGGCAAGCCAAAAGAATCTAGACGGGTAATAGTTATAAGAGAGATTGATTTGAGATGTTcttgaaataaatcataaaagATTTTAATTTATCATATCTCCATCATCAGACCCTTCAGAGTCACTTCCATGCGTGGTATCGGCTCGTCCAGGACCATCGGCTTCAGCTGGGTAAAGCGAGGGCGCTCTCCGAATGGCGATGTCTCCTGAAATCTTGGAACGCTTGGAGAGCTTTTGTCAGAGCATGCCGAGCTGAAAGGGAAgccaagcaaactgaaatggacaTTAAGCTTTCCCACAGgtataaaaagataataaaacatACACGTACATCCTATCTTCCATGGCCACCCCCCcttgttgttttaaaaaaataaacaaattaatttttcttccaGTACTGCATTTTCTGCTTACACATTGAAGATTAGAAATAAACAGGGGATGATGGAAAATGTTTATAAACAAGGTAACACTGCTTTTAAGTATGTAAAATAAATGATCTTGAGGCTTtgatcgcattgccaatattgatattttagttattattttcattaaaataatatacaCATTTGAAGGAAAGATACTGATGTATGTATTCAATTTGTGTAaaatttctctctttcttcttgtGTTCTTTGCATGATCTTCATGGTTCATATATTGTTTGAAACTGCATCTTTTTGAcctttttgttccttctcttttttctatcctgtacatgtatatatgcatatataaatAAGttgattatattttcttcatttccaaggggatccacactttacaagctttgctttttagtggacctccctcatttccatttatgctcaatattatactgttttttgttttacgaagtaagaatgcttgtctgtaaaattgtactccatttgtattactttatattactttgtattatgttttgaatggaaatggaataaagaattgaatctTTCTATTGCGCAGGAGAAAAATTGCGGCTGAGAATCATTACCGTCACCATCTCCTTCAGAAGACGTTTGTTGCTTGGCAGGTCTACGGTCATAAAGAAAGCCAAGAGAAGGAATTCAATGAGCAGCAATCGCAGAGACGATCTAAGATGGCTGCCTTCCTTGATGCTGCAGCGTCAGGCAAGCTTTGGACCAATCGTAGTCAGGAAGAGGAACTGACTCCTCGCTCCGATCGACCGGTCTCTGCCGGTAGGGTGATGGTGAGTGAAATAGGTTTCTAccatttgttgaaaataaattaaaagtttTAAGCTAGTATTAATAGATAATATGCAACACTAAACACGGCAATGCGCAGCATaaaaagtacaaacaaaataaatggaaataatgaaaatgtaagACTTTTTTAAGCCAggtggccgtttcataaagctgttcgtaagttaagagcgactttaagaacgactggtgatcctctctttggtaaatggtatacatgGTACACACCATAggcaatggtttagcgcgtaagaaaggatcaccagtcgttcttaaagtcgctcttaacttacgaacagctttatgaaacacccacccggtaAATGTATTagatgacataacaaatgagcAAAAATCCCCAAACTTACAGACATGAGAAGAACctatattaaacaaaataaaataagctGGAAAATACCCAGCAAAAGTAGAACATTGCTCCTAGAAAACAAGTTTATATAACTGATTGAATTAGGTTTGAAGTCAAGATTATGACAGTGTTGGTTTTCATAGTTTCTATAAGACTGTGATTGTAATACACATACTTTCACGCGCAGCACATGTTTTGTGTGGTGATCATATAGGGAcgtttgtaaaaatatgaaatcgaGTTCTGTGTTTTGAAAGAAGTATTGTcttgttttgttgttgtaggGGGCCAACTTTGATGGTGGAGATGGATCTGATCCCATCTCTAGCCGAAGTGATCCTTCTTCCCGACCTGGTTCTACACACACCAGACAGGAGAAAGGGACCAGGCACCAGTCTTCAAGGAAACCTAAACATGCATGGCAGGTTACAAGGAAACATGTTAATCTGACTGCAGAAGAAATAGCTTCAATTGGAGACAATATGGATGCTGCTTTGGCAGACAATCCAACAGCTGGACAACCTCCCTCTGGTGTGAAGCACTCCAAGGAAGGCAAAAGGCCTATTCAGTacacagtgaataattttgaacaTCGATATTCTGCACAGCA carries:
- the LOC129266464 gene encoding coiled-coil domain-containing protein 191-like isoform X1: MAGNQSDLYRWKRITSKNKPVASVTKKSSKPTDDIQDWIKKVEEASNQAAAVTFGLPARGQRSNGYRTVEATLDAVHDHDEAYSEAQDLLSQWMAEKCNLDDPVMMYDEDENEGALQGSTEVRSALRSEWDDMLERHDPMLVSKTKYTTSDELYADIESRDDYSTVQNILGSLMEKELMAPKQKKKLQLASEEKKKTDPRTTMAARQQKVKENRLKKELERKQQLETRQAKKTAQLQARQMVQQEEKEKAMKIQREEQMIREEMMRIRKELQEQKRLEEEARTRDKAILAEARREEDERQRKEELVMRKIENARQQQIDEDRRAKEERMIRDAQEARRLTTLQSHFHAWYRLVQDHRLQLGKARALSEWRCLLKSWNAWRAFVRACRAEREAKQTEMDIKLSHRRKIAAENHYRHHLLQKTFVAWQVYGHKESQEKEFNEQQSQRRSKMAAFLDAAASGKLWTNRSQEEELTPRSDRPVSAGRVMGANFDGGDGSDPISSRSDPSSRPGSTHTRQEKGTRHQSSRKPKHAWQVTRKHVNLTAEEIASIGDNMDAALADNPTAGQPPSGVKHSKEGKRPIQYTVNNFEHRYSAQQKLLVEQQEQLREQRRLIEELQLGQKQQAMKKQLEQIQDGEYTQDLEEHPEGHPLDNMFNRGQRSARSDLSAGDSTSRTNWSEESASSNRTRSTSRSQPPILKGMEDRAAQRAKLKAEREEKHKQKERKKLKEMQEEEERKVAAEEAEKKAAIEKRREEKRLAKQREQEKLDRIEKSRRQMAQADAHYQSSLLRHYGFKPWCKLVHMSRQNMQVAVDHHSHNLLHTVLLSWHHMTQEVIQRKNDLADVRFQEILLRRSFNSWKRFGHYQSIQLQKARRHYLRRLKSKALLRWRDWVTDERIRAWQAEERAEEHDTSRIMKTAFRAWRRYPKMLKEERAKEIRRQEIRRKVASIIPDFGLT
- the LOC129266464 gene encoding coiled-coil domain-containing protein 191-like isoform X2 encodes the protein MAGNQSDLYRWKRITSKNKPVASVTKSSKPTDDIQDWIKKVEEASNQAAAVTFGLPARGQRSNGYRTVEATLDAVHDHDEAYSEAQDLLSQWMAEKCNLDDPVMMYDEDENEGALQGSTEVRSALRSEWDDMLERHDPMLVSKTKYTTSDELYADIESRDDYSTVQNILGSLMEKELMAPKQKKKLQLASEEKKKTDPRTTMAARQQKVKENRLKKELERKQQLETRQAKKTAQLQARQMVQQEEKEKAMKIQREEQMIREEMMRIRKELQEQKRLEEEARTRDKAILAEARREEDERQRKEELVMRKIENARQQQIDEDRRAKEERMIRDAQEARRLTTLQSHFHAWYRLVQDHRLQLGKARALSEWRCLLKSWNAWRAFVRACRAEREAKQTEMDIKLSHRRKIAAENHYRHHLLQKTFVAWQVYGHKESQEKEFNEQQSQRRSKMAAFLDAAASGKLWTNRSQEEELTPRSDRPVSAGRVMGANFDGGDGSDPISSRSDPSSRPGSTHTRQEKGTRHQSSRKPKHAWQVTRKHVNLTAEEIASIGDNMDAALADNPTAGQPPSGVKHSKEGKRPIQYTVNNFEHRYSAQQKLLVEQQEQLREQRRLIEELQLGQKQQAMKKQLEQIQDGEYTQDLEEHPEGHPLDNMFNRGQRSARSDLSAGDSTSRTNWSEESASSNRTRSTSRSQPPILKGMEDRAAQRAKLKAEREEKHKQKERKKLKEMQEEEERKVAAEEAEKKAAIEKRREEKRLAKQREQEKLDRIEKSRRQMAQADAHYQSSLLRHYGFKPWCKLVHMSRQNMQVAVDHHSHNLLHTVLLSWHHMTQEVIQRKNDLADVRFQEILLRRSFNSWKRFGHYQSIQLQKARRHYLRRLKSKALLRWRDWVTDERIRAWQAEERAEEHDTSRIMKTAFRAWRRYPKMLKEERAKEIRRQEIRRKVASIIPDFGLT
- the LOC129266464 gene encoding coiled-coil domain-containing protein 191-like isoform X3, with amino-acid sequence MAEKCNLDDPVMMYDEDENEGALQGSTEVRSALRSEWDDMLERHDPMLVSKTKYTTSDELYADIESRDDYSTVQNILGSLMEKELMAPKQKKKLQLASEEKKKTDPRTTMAARQQKVKENRLKKELERKQQLETRQAKKTAQLQARQMVQQEEKEKAMKIQREEQMIREEMMRIRKELQEQKRLEEEARTRDKAILAEARREEDERQRKEELVMRKIENARQQQIDEDRRAKEERMIRDAQEARRLTTLQSHFHAWYRLVQDHRLQLGKARALSEWRCLLKSWNAWRAFVRACRAEREAKQTEMDIKLSHRRKIAAENHYRHHLLQKTFVAWQVYGHKESQEKEFNEQQSQRRSKMAAFLDAAASGKLWTNRSQEEELTPRSDRPVSAGRVMGANFDGGDGSDPISSRSDPSSRPGSTHTRQEKGTRHQSSRKPKHAWQVTRKHVNLTAEEIASIGDNMDAALADNPTAGQPPSGVKHSKEGKRPIQYTVNNFEHRYSAQQKLLVEQQEQLREQRRLIEELQLGQKQQAMKKQLEQIQDGEYTQDLEEHPEGHPLDNMFNRGQRSARSDLSAGDSTSRTNWSEESASSNRTRSTSRSQPPILKGMEDRAAQRAKLKAEREEKHKQKERKKLKEMQEEEERKVAAEEAEKKAAIEKRREEKRLAKQREQEKLDRIEKSRRQMAQADAHYQSSLLRHYGFKPWCKLVHMSRQNMQVAVDHHSHNLLHTVLLSWHHMTQEVIQRKNDLADVRFQEILLRRSFNSWKRFGHYQSIQLQKARRHYLRRLKSKALLRWRDWVTDERIRAWQAEERAEEHDTSRIMKTAFRAWRRYPKMLKEERAKEIRRQEIRRKVASIIPDFGLT